In one Bryobacteraceae bacterium genomic region, the following are encoded:
- a CDS encoding lytic transglycosylase domain-containing protein, with protein sequence MLTRRGILSIAVVCTVPFPLFAADTAGSPLVSSTVMTDRSGRLVRRVVVSEKLIQSRVIAPVVIKPGEPPPEVAAPGNIADIVAEAAAAHAVDPLLVHAVIHVESAYNRLAVSPKGAQGLMQLIPDTARRMGVSNSFDTRQNIEGGVKYLRKLQDQFTDLRLVLAAYNAGEEAVVRYNGIPPYLETREYVYKVGKRYGELRRRQQRREPQQTAQVRTPAAEPEHRPLEAVVDSEGKLNLRTR encoded by the coding sequence ATGTTGACCCGGAGAGGAATCCTCAGTATAGCCGTGGTTTGCACGGTTCCGTTCCCCCTGTTCGCCGCCGATACGGCGGGTTCGCCGCTCGTGTCTTCCACGGTGATGACGGACCGGTCCGGCAGGCTGGTGCGCCGGGTGGTGGTGAGCGAGAAGCTGATCCAATCGCGTGTTATCGCGCCCGTTGTGATCAAACCGGGCGAGCCTCCGCCAGAAGTAGCCGCGCCGGGAAATATCGCCGATATCGTGGCCGAGGCCGCCGCGGCGCACGCGGTCGATCCGTTGCTGGTGCATGCGGTGATTCACGTCGAGAGCGCCTACAACCGGCTGGCCGTTTCGCCCAAGGGCGCGCAAGGGTTGATGCAACTGATTCCGGACACGGCGCGGCGGATGGGCGTGTCCAACAGCTTCGATACGCGGCAGAACATCGAAGGTGGGGTAAAGTACCTCCGCAAACTGCAGGATCAGTTCACCGATTTGCGGTTGGTGCTAGCCGCGTACAATGCCGGGGAGGAAGCCGTGGTCCGGTACAACGGAATCCCCCCGTATCTGGAGACCCGGGAATACGTCTACAAGGTCGGGAAACGCTACGGCGAATTGCGCCGGCGTCAGCAGCGGCGCGAGCCGCAACAGACAGCGCAAGTGCGCACTCCGGCGGCGGAACCGGAGCATAGGCCCCTCGAAGCGGTGGTGGATTCCGAGGGCAAGCTGAATCTTCGCACCAGATAG
- a CDS encoding diguanylate cyclase: MHPPAMGESAILTEAKPPASLPQVLVADDSPVSRRLLEAVLRKWGYSVVAVANGTEAWEILQKEGAPQLAILDWMMPGLSGPEVCALVRRHPRTLYTYLILLTSRHEKEDLIAGMESGADDYLVKPFDNNELKVRLGPGRRIVELQGELIKAQESLREQATKDSLTSLWNRHAIFEILTRELQRAYRESTALGIVLADLDKFKSVNDTFGHIAGDEVLREFAARLRNVVRSYDAAGRYGGEEFLIILPGCDGDTALLTAERMREAIHHSTFNTTTANLPVTASFGVTAIPRGRQLSPEQAIRYADEALYRAKQQGRNCSNFNPVS; encoded by the coding sequence GTGCATCCACCTGCGATGGGGGAATCCGCGATTCTGACCGAGGCCAAGCCGCCCGCCTCGCTGCCGCAGGTGTTGGTAGCGGACGACAGCCCGGTATCGCGGCGCCTCCTCGAGGCGGTGCTCCGAAAGTGGGGCTACTCGGTGGTAGCCGTCGCAAATGGGACGGAAGCCTGGGAAATCCTCCAGAAAGAAGGCGCTCCGCAGTTGGCGATTCTGGACTGGATGATGCCGGGGTTGAGCGGCCCGGAGGTCTGCGCCCTCGTTCGCCGGCATCCGCGGACTCTCTACACCTACCTGATCCTCCTCACGTCACGGCACGAAAAAGAGGACCTCATCGCCGGTATGGAATCCGGCGCCGACGACTACCTGGTGAAGCCGTTCGACAACAATGAGCTCAAAGTTCGCCTTGGGCCGGGTCGCCGGATCGTGGAGTTGCAGGGCGAACTCATCAAGGCCCAGGAGTCCCTGCGCGAGCAGGCCACCAAGGATTCGCTCACCTCGCTCTGGAATCGCCACGCGATCTTCGAAATCCTTACCCGCGAACTCCAGCGCGCCTACCGCGAGTCCACTGCCCTCGGTATCGTCCTCGCCGACCTCGACAAATTTAAGTCTGTAAATGATACATTCGGCCACATCGCCGGCGACGAAGTCCTGCGCGAGTTCGCCGCCCGCCTGCGTAACGTCGTCCGCAGCTACGACGCCGCCGGCCGCTACGGTGGAGAAGAGTTTCTGATAATCCTTCCAGGCTGCGACGGCGACACCGCACTCCTCACCGCCGAGCGCATGCGCGAAGCCATCCACCACTCCACTTTCAACACCACCACCGCCAACCTTCCCGTCACAGCCAGCTTCGGCGTCACCGCCATCCCGCGCGGCCGCCAACTCAGTCCCGAGCAAGCCATCCGCTACGCCGACGAAGCCCTCTATCGCGCCAAGCAGCAGGGCCGCAACTGCTCGAACTTCAACCCCGTTTCCTGA
- a CDS encoding polysaccharide deacetylase family protein encodes MKTLRWTLPLAAAAALAGPPVRYVGKTVYLNGAVAAVTHTFDDSHTAVLSTLDALDRYGVKATAFVSTERKPIEQLWPRLNKAIADGHEVGSHSRRHQCKWPDTEEICRQFYDDYEVAGSRDDILKNTKQPYVWSWCYPCGNCANYEFAWKKLAEHGYIAARNYPGEEQDLHNVPNLMTWADNPLNSAYTQVVQKKGGIAKSGRTDVAELNAKFDEVYARGGIYHFLSHPAWLDFGPDSFYELHLSYISRRPDVWYVPFGPLHAYRRLRESTEVRELGEGRFTVLSNLDPKVYSGSVTLEFRADTNTRVLYGRRELKQAKRGETPGWDAEFVRADGDRTLVTIRPGRAATTLEFR; translated from the coding sequence ATGAAGACGCTTCGATGGACGCTCCCGCTTGCCGCCGCCGCGGCTCTGGCCGGGCCGCCGGTCCGCTATGTCGGAAAAACGGTCTATCTCAACGGAGCCGTCGCCGCAGTCACACATACGTTCGACGACTCGCACACGGCGGTCCTCAGCACTCTCGACGCCCTGGACCGCTACGGCGTGAAGGCAACCGCGTTCGTGAGCACGGAACGCAAGCCGATCGAGCAGCTCTGGCCACGGCTCAACAAGGCGATCGCCGACGGTCACGAAGTCGGGTCGCACTCGCGGCGGCATCAGTGCAAATGGCCGGATACGGAAGAGATCTGCCGCCAGTTCTACGATGACTACGAAGTCGCCGGCTCGCGCGACGATATTCTCAAGAACACGAAGCAGCCCTACGTCTGGTCATGGTGCTACCCGTGCGGCAATTGCGCCAACTACGAGTTCGCCTGGAAGAAGCTCGCCGAGCACGGCTATATCGCGGCCCGCAACTATCCCGGCGAGGAGCAGGATCTGCACAACGTTCCCAACCTGATGACCTGGGCTGACAATCCGCTGAACTCCGCCTACACCCAGGTGGTGCAGAAGAAAGGGGGCATCGCCAAGTCGGGACGGACGGACGTGGCGGAGCTGAACGCCAAGTTCGATGAGGTCTACGCGCGCGGCGGCATCTATCACTTCTTGTCGCACCCGGCCTGGCTCGACTTTGGCCCGGACTCGTTCTACGAACTTCACCTGTCGTATATCAGCCGGCGGCCGGACGTCTGGTATGTGCCTTTCGGTCCGCTTCACGCGTACCGGAGACTCCGCGAGTCGACGGAAGTGCGCGAACTGGGAGAGGGCCGGTTTACGGTCCTCTCGAATCTGGATCCGAAGGTGTATTCCGGGAGCGTCACACTCGAATTCCGGGCGGACACCAACACGCGTGTTCTCTACGGAAGGCGCGAACTGAAGCAGGCAAAGCGCGGCGAAACGCCCGGCTGGGATGCCGAATTCGTGCGCGCGGATGGCGACCGCACCCTGGTGACCATACGGCCCGGACGGGCCGCGACAACGCTCGAATTCCGTTAG
- a CDS encoding DUF642 domain-containing protein, with protein MRKVLTITLLSLGAPSLFANLISNPGFELSVMGGNFQIVNTGDTFITDWNVSGAALLMLTSSYTENGGTLLFPSHSGDQHLDITGAGNTLLGQISQTVTTTPGIDYTLSFWVGNQDDADPVYPNASLISLYIDGSLVGTYGHSDDTPNQTTWREFVVNFKAASASTTIAFENATPTGDNMAGLDDVSLDVSAANVNAPEPGTFALAGIALLGLAALRRR; from the coding sequence ATGAGAAAAGTACTCACGATCACACTTTTGTCGCTCGGCGCGCCGTCGCTCTTTGCGAATCTGATTTCAAACCCGGGATTTGAACTCTCTGTCATGGGAGGAAATTTCCAGATCGTCAACACCGGCGACACCTTCATCACGGACTGGAATGTTTCCGGCGCCGCCTTGCTGATGTTGACGAGTTCGTACACCGAGAACGGCGGCACATTGCTGTTTCCGTCGCACTCGGGCGACCAGCACCTGGACATCACCGGAGCGGGAAACACGCTACTGGGCCAGATTTCGCAGACTGTGACCACCACGCCTGGCATTGATTACACGCTGAGCTTCTGGGTGGGCAACCAGGACGATGCGGACCCGGTTTATCCGAATGCGTCGCTCATCAGCCTCTATATCGATGGCAGCCTCGTGGGCACTTACGGTCACAGCGACGATACGCCGAACCAGACCACGTGGCGCGAATTCGTTGTGAATTTCAAAGCGGCATCGGCGTCAACGACGATTGCGTTCGAGAATGCGACTCCGACGGGCGACAACATGGCCGGGCTCGACGACGTTTCGCTCGATGTCTCGGCGGCCAATGTCAACGCGCCGGAGCCGGGAACGTTCGCTTTGGCCGGGATCGCTCTGCTCGGGTTGGCGGCGCTGCGCCGGCGGTAA
- a CDS encoding ATP-binding cassette domain-containing protein — protein sequence MAERFPHYIEFRHVYKTFDRPILVDVSFHVRPGETVAIIGRSGVGKSVSLGHIMGFLKPDEGQIIVAHTDITHASEAELRRIRRKVTMVFQSGALFDSLTVAENILFSLELREDYDQENREEVVRGLLEMVDLLEFYDAYPTDLSTGYKRAVAIARALAAQPECILYDEPTTMVDPIMSDHLGHLMQRLKDQLRLTSVVVTHDLDLMRLVADKVVFLHDGRVIYFGPVSELPASDHPHIREFLAMDRVEI from the coding sequence GTGGCTGAAAGATTTCCTCACTATATCGAGTTTCGCCACGTGTATAAGACGTTCGACAGACCCATTTTAGTCGACGTCAGTTTTCATGTTCGTCCTGGGGAGACCGTAGCGATCATCGGCCGCAGCGGCGTCGGCAAGTCGGTCTCGCTCGGCCACATCATGGGGTTTCTCAAGCCCGACGAAGGCCAGATCATCGTCGCGCACACTGACATCACCCACGCCTCAGAAGCCGAACTGCGGCGCATCCGCCGGAAAGTGACCATGGTTTTCCAGTCCGGCGCGCTGTTCGATTCCCTTACCGTCGCGGAGAACATCCTGTTCTCGCTCGAACTGCGCGAGGACTACGACCAGGAGAATCGCGAAGAAGTGGTTCGTGGGCTACTCGAGATGGTCGACCTGCTCGAATTCTACGATGCCTACCCGACCGATCTCTCCACCGGCTACAAGCGCGCCGTCGCCATCGCGCGAGCCCTCGCCGCTCAGCCCGAATGCATCCTCTACGACGAGCCGACCACCATGGTGGACCCCATCATGTCGGACCACCTCGGCCATCTCATGCAGCGGCTAAAGGATCAGTTGCGGCTCACCTCGGTGGTTGTCACGCACGACCTCGACCTGATGCGTCTCGTCGCCGACAAGGTCGTGTTTCTCCACGACGGGCGGGTGATCTACTTCGGACCGGTTTCCGAACTGCCCGCTTCCGATCACCCGCACATCCGAGAGTTTCTCGCGATGGACCGCGTGGAGATCTGA
- a CDS encoding molybdenum cofactor guanylyltransferase yields MKPAETASGFVLAGGRSSRFGTDKALLPYRGMSLLEWVAEQVRTAAGTVTIVAPPRRYSQFGFNVVADARPDAGPLGGIETALTASDADLNLVVACDMPRLGHPVLGALLESARAHPQADCILGRSASGVEPLLAVYRRRSLRAISAALDAGSRKITDALTPLQVAHFAIDNQEVTANVNTPEDWTRHRG; encoded by the coding sequence ATGAAACCTGCTGAAACCGCGTCCGGGTTCGTGCTCGCCGGGGGCAGGAGCAGCCGGTTTGGCACGGACAAGGCCCTTCTCCCCTATCGCGGAATGTCGCTGCTCGAGTGGGTGGCCGAGCAGGTCCGAACGGCCGCCGGAACCGTGACGATCGTGGCCCCGCCGCGCCGCTACAGCCAGTTCGGTTTCAACGTTGTTGCCGACGCGAGACCCGATGCCGGCCCGCTCGGCGGCATCGAAACCGCCCTCACGGCGAGCGACGCCGATCTGAACCTCGTCGTCGCGTGCGACATGCCGCGCCTGGGCCACCCGGTTCTTGGCGCTCTCCTCGAGTCTGCGCGCGCCCATCCCCAGGCCGACTGCATTCTCGGACGCTCGGCATCGGGCGTCGAACCGCTGCTCGCCGTCTACCGGCGCCGCAGCCTTCGCGCCATCTCGGCCGCCCTGGATGCCGGCTCCCGTAAGATCACCGACGCCCTGACTCCCTTGCAAGTCGCTCATTTCGCGATCGATAATCAAGAAGTCACCGCCAACGTGAACACCCCGGAGGATTGGACAAGACACCGTGGCTGA
- the purH gene encoding bifunctional phosphoribosylaminoimidazolecarboxamide formyltransferase/IMP cyclohydrolase, protein MAKIQRALLSVTDKTGLAEFARCLANHGVELISTGGTAKSLRDAGLTVRDVSQVTGFPEMLDGRVKTIHPRIAGGMLAIRSNEAHMRALAEHSIPPIDMVVVNLYAFEKYAQREGVSVEDLVENIDIGGPTMIRGAAKNYQDVAVVTSASDYPTLAAELDANDGSLSLDTHWRLAKAAFARTAAYDRAITARLDRIDVLDGKLTDSAAGATPSILDIHVRRSAELRYGENPHQSAALYAAGGGVAGGRQLQGKELSYNNLVDLDAAWHLILEFERPACAIIKHTNPCGCAEQSTLAEAYRAALAADPVSAFGGVLAFNREIDGETAAEVVKIFTECIAAPGFTQAAVEVFQSKKNLRLLEVGPATSGDIVVKSISGGFLAQTADRHVLRRADCAVKTQRQPTDAEWRALEFGWKVCKHVKSNAIVYSRDGQSVSVGAGQMSRVDSVKIGAMKAVLPLEGCVVASDAFFPFPDGLEEAAHVGVTAAIQPGGSVKDQDVVAAADRLGLAMVFTGIRHFRH, encoded by the coding sequence ATGGCAAAAATCCAACGCGCCCTGCTCTCTGTTACCGACAAAACCGGACTCGCTGAATTCGCCCGCTGCCTTGCCAATCACGGCGTGGAATTGATCTCCACCGGCGGAACGGCCAAGTCCTTGCGCGATGCCGGCCTCACCGTGAGGGACGTCTCCCAGGTGACCGGGTTTCCGGAAATGCTCGACGGCCGAGTGAAGACGATTCATCCGCGAATCGCCGGCGGAATGCTTGCCATCCGATCCAACGAAGCACACATGCGCGCTCTCGCCGAGCACTCGATTCCGCCGATCGACATGGTAGTGGTGAACCTTTACGCCTTCGAAAAATACGCGCAAAGGGAGGGCGTGAGCGTCGAGGACCTAGTGGAAAACATCGATATCGGCGGACCGACGATGATCCGCGGAGCGGCCAAGAACTACCAGGACGTCGCCGTCGTCACCTCCGCGTCCGACTATCCGACGCTGGCCGCCGAACTGGACGCGAACGACGGCTCCCTTTCGCTCGATACGCATTGGCGGCTGGCGAAGGCGGCTTTTGCCCGCACCGCCGCCTATGATCGCGCCATCACCGCTCGTTTGGACCGCATCGACGTTCTCGACGGCAAGCTGACCGATTCCGCCGCGGGCGCCACGCCCTCCATACTCGACATCCACGTCCGCCGTTCGGCGGAACTACGCTACGGCGAGAACCCGCACCAATCGGCCGCGCTGTATGCGGCCGGCGGAGGCGTGGCCGGCGGACGCCAGTTGCAGGGCAAGGAACTCTCGTACAACAACCTTGTCGACCTCGATGCCGCCTGGCACCTTATTCTCGAGTTCGAGCGCCCCGCCTGCGCCATCATCAAGCACACAAATCCGTGCGGGTGCGCCGAGCAATCGACCCTCGCCGAGGCCTACCGCGCGGCGCTCGCAGCCGATCCGGTGTCGGCGTTCGGCGGCGTGCTCGCCTTCAATCGCGAGATCGACGGCGAGACGGCGGCGGAGGTGGTGAAGATCTTCACCGAATGCATCGCGGCGCCTGGTTTTACGCAGGCCGCCGTCGAGGTATTCCAGTCGAAGAAGAACCTGCGGCTGCTCGAAGTAGGCCCGGCGACATCGGGGGACATCGTCGTCAAATCGATCAGCGGCGGATTTCTGGCCCAAACCGCGGACCGGCATGTGCTGCGCCGGGCCGATTGCGCGGTCAAGACCCAGCGCCAGCCGACGGATGCCGAATGGCGGGCGCTTGAGTTCGGGTGGAAAGTGTGCAAGCACGTGAAGTCGAATGCGATCGTTTACTCACGCGATGGGCAGAGCGTTTCGGTGGGCGCCGGGCAAATGTCGCGCGTCGATTCGGTGAAAATCGGGGCGATGAAAGCGGTGTTGCCGCTCGAAGGGTGCGTCGTCGCTTCGGACGCGTTCTTCCCGTTTCCAGACGGGCTCGAAGAAGCCGCCCACGTCGGCGTCACAGCGGCGATCCAACCGGGCGGCTCAGTCAAGGACCAGGACGTAGTCGCCGCGGCGGACCGCCTCGGATTGGCAATGGTGTTCACAGGTATTCGGCATTTCCGACACTGA
- a CDS encoding N-acetylmuramoyl-L-alanine amidase, whose protein sequence is MATAWSQWMRAAFVFTVVLGSIPAAVAQSPSVLKDVRFWSSRGVTRVALETTGEARFEYNRLRNPDRVYVDLFDVKPKEDFRGLSYTVPVNDGTVKQIRVAPNRAGVTRVVLDLDGPVEIHANQLTNPDRVVLEVRQVGVIGDGPVETAEVGVLPPVIRPATAKPYRPPPVFPVPAGKPLFDETARLPESGVPRGAAGLPEHRVRDIARGTVVKPPAPAPPPPPAPKVLAEAAVPAIVGNERALEPAPAEPNRRGNQSLTRALGLKLNRVVIDAGHGGKDQGTATRSGLLEKELVLDVALRLGRLLERGGIEVIYTRSKDVFIPLEKRTEIANNSKADLFLSIHANASSLRTVAGVETYYLSLASTPVEMDLAARENAASEKSIHELGDLVRQIAQNDALEESKDFAAKIQSASHELSVKSHGRLKNRGVKKAPLVVLIGASMPAVLTEIGFISNPREESLLKKGDHRQRIAEALEKGILEYGKTLSHFRVARRAAE, encoded by the coding sequence ATGGCTACCGCCTGGAGCCAATGGATGCGGGCGGCGTTTGTTTTCACGGTCGTGCTGGGTTCGATTCCGGCAGCGGTGGCGCAATCGCCGAGTGTCCTCAAGGATGTGCGCTTCTGGTCCTCGCGTGGCGTAACGCGAGTCGCGCTGGAGACGACGGGAGAGGCGCGTTTCGAATACAACAGGCTCCGCAATCCTGACCGCGTGTACGTCGACCTGTTCGACGTAAAGCCGAAGGAAGATTTCCGTGGCCTTTCCTACACTGTTCCGGTAAACGACGGGACCGTCAAACAGATCCGGGTGGCGCCGAATCGAGCCGGAGTTACCAGGGTCGTTCTCGACCTTGATGGGCCGGTGGAAATCCATGCCAATCAACTGACCAACCCGGATCGAGTTGTGTTGGAAGTGCGCCAGGTAGGCGTGATCGGCGATGGGCCGGTGGAGACGGCGGAAGTCGGCGTGCTGCCTCCGGTGATCCGGCCAGCGACGGCGAAGCCCTACCGGCCGCCGCCGGTCTTTCCGGTTCCGGCCGGCAAGCCGCTGTTCGACGAGACCGCGCGGCTGCCCGAGTCCGGTGTGCCCAGAGGCGCGGCAGGCCTGCCCGAGCACCGGGTGCGTGATATCGCACGGGGAACGGTTGTCAAGCCGCCCGCTCCCGCGCCGCCTCCGCCCCCGGCGCCGAAGGTCTTGGCGGAGGCCGCGGTTCCGGCCATCGTGGGCAACGAGCGCGCGCTTGAACCGGCTCCCGCAGAGCCGAACCGGCGCGGAAACCAATCGCTGACGCGCGCATTGGGGCTCAAGTTGAATCGCGTGGTGATCGACGCCGGCCACGGCGGCAAGGATCAAGGTACGGCGACGCGCTCGGGGCTGCTTGAAAAAGAGCTCGTGCTTGATGTCGCTCTGCGGTTGGGACGCCTGCTCGAACGGGGCGGCATCGAAGTGATCTATACGCGGTCGAAGGATGTCTTCATCCCTCTCGAGAAGCGCACGGAAATCGCCAACAACAGCAAGGCGGACCTGTTCCTCTCGATCCACGCGAACGCCTCTTCGCTGCGAACCGTGGCCGGCGTCGAGACGTACTATCTGAGCTTGGCCAGCACGCCGGTGGAGATGGATCTTGCGGCGCGGGAGAACGCGGCGTCGGAGAAATCGATCCACGAGCTTGGCGACTTGGTGCGGCAGATTGCCCAGAATGACGCGCTTGAGGAATCGAAGGATTTCGCGGCGAAGATCCAGAGCGCGTCACACGAGTTGTCAGTGAAATCGCACGGTCGATTGAAGAATCGCGGGGTGAAGAAGGCGCCGCTGGTGGTGCTGATCGGCGCGTCGATGCCGGCGGTGCTGACCGAGATCGGGTTCATCAGCAATCCGCGCGAGGAGAGCCTGCTGAAGAAGGGGGATCACCGGCAGCGGATCGCCGAGGCGCTCGAGAAGGGGATTCTGGAATACGGGAAGACGCTGAGTCACTTTCGGGTGGCGCGGCGGGCGGCGGAATAG
- a CDS encoding deoxyhypusine synthase family protein, whose translation MKALRIMHNHSSHSRPVAARRVDECDSLHDIFTQCLPSFGGAHLRRVYTILDKAIGAGCPLTLAVAGPVTISGQHQSWLIPLLETGWVAYLSTTDAVCYHDGHRALDGAKPADIQQVPIFGDDAKLLEEGTIRITDLGFPESWLLDQDRFVSSLLQLPEFQRKMTGPEFRSLLGKRFGALEKRNGVTPGLLSRCHDLAVPVFVGAPGDGSVFLNSMKLWAMRESGLIANYEFDLDLHGEVFDACAFHWWGLFDQPSRSLATLILGGGVPKNFNLQPEPALSQIFGLKDAHGYAFDVQIVTAPVTDGSLSSCYPAEAVTWGKVDKDTYQQSTESLQADYSTLMPFIVKALLDNRRRWERMAGEMGAETLFARRPEARGYLRPRAGYRLMDRREALRSRLLEEVRNNGDWLRETLHYPLP comes from the coding sequence ATGAAGGCCCTCCGGATCATGCACAACCATTCCAGCCATTCGCGCCCGGTCGCTGCGCGGCGCGTCGATGAATGCGATTCGCTTCACGACATTTTCACGCAGTGCCTGCCTTCCTTCGGAGGCGCCCATCTGCGCCGTGTATACACGATCCTCGACAAGGCGATCGGAGCCGGCTGCCCTTTGACGCTGGCCGTGGCCGGCCCGGTGACGATTTCCGGGCAACACCAATCCTGGCTGATCCCGCTGCTCGAAACGGGTTGGGTGGCGTATCTTTCCACGACCGATGCGGTCTGCTATCACGATGGCCACCGCGCCCTCGACGGCGCCAAACCCGCCGACATTCAACAAGTCCCGATCTTCGGCGACGATGCTAAGTTGCTGGAAGAAGGGACGATCCGCATCACGGACCTGGGCTTCCCGGAGTCCTGGCTGCTCGACCAGGATCGGTTCGTTTCCTCGCTTTTGCAGCTCCCGGAGTTCCAGCGAAAGATGACCGGACCGGAGTTCCGCTCCCTGCTCGGGAAGCGGTTCGGCGCACTTGAAAAGCGAAACGGCGTCACCCCGGGGCTGCTTTCGCGCTGTCACGATCTGGCGGTTCCGGTGTTCGTGGGCGCTCCGGGCGATGGCAGCGTGTTCCTGAATTCGATGAAGCTGTGGGCGATGCGGGAGTCGGGGCTCATCGCGAACTATGAGTTCGATCTCGACCTGCACGGCGAGGTTTTCGACGCCTGCGCGTTCCACTGGTGGGGGCTGTTCGACCAACCCTCCCGCTCCCTGGCGACGTTGATCCTGGGCGGGGGCGTGCCAAAGAACTTCAACCTGCAGCCGGAGCCGGCGCTGAGCCAGATTTTCGGACTGAAGGACGCTCATGGCTATGCCTTCGATGTTCAGATTGTGACAGCGCCGGTGACGGATGGGTCGCTGTCGTCGTGTTATCCGGCGGAGGCGGTGACGTGGGGCAAGGTGGACAAGGACACCTATCAGCAATCGACGGAGAGCCTTCAGGCTGACTATTCGACACTGATGCCGTTTATCGTCAAGGCGCTGCTTGACAACCGTCGCCGTTGGGAGCGGATGGCTGGCGAGATGGGTGCGGAGACATTGTTCGCCCGGCGCCCGGAAGCCCGGGGCTATCTGCGTCCGCGGGCGGGTTACCGGCTGATGGACCGTCGTGAAGCGCTTCGGTCGCGGCTGCTTGAGGAGGTTCGCAACAATGGCGATTGGCTGCGCGAAACTTTGCATTATCCTCTGCCTTAG